One region of Trachemys scripta elegans isolate TJP31775 chromosome 8, CAS_Tse_1.0, whole genome shotgun sequence genomic DNA includes:
- the CLTB gene encoding clathrin light chain B, translating into MPHGAGLSPHRPAVAQALHTPTHTALCAKLKPAILGPSCAANSWVTCFSLASNAADFEDVGATVNGDFFQESNGPTDGYAAIARADRLTQEPESIRKWREEQKKRLQELDAASKVMEQEWREKAKKDLEEWNVRQSEQMEKNRVNNRIADKAFYQQPDADVIGYVASEEVFLKESKEENPGTEWEKVAQLCDFNPKSSKQWKDVSRMRSVLISLKQTPLSR; encoded by the exons ATGCCTCATGGTGCCGGCTTGTCTCCGCACCGACCAGCTGTGGCTCAAG CTCtgcacaccccaacacacacagctctgtgtGCCAAGCTGAAACCAGCAATCTTGGGTCCCTCGTGTGCTGCTAACAGCTGGGTAACATGTTTCTCCCTTGCCTCCAATGCAGCTGATTTTGAGGACGTGGGGGCCACTGTGAACGGAGATTTCTTTCAG GAATCCAATGGCCCCACGGACGGCTACGCAGCCATCGCCCGGGCTGACAGGCTGACCCAGGAGCCCGAGAGTATCCGCAAATGGCGGGAGGAGCAAAAGAAACGGTTGCAGGAGCTGG ATGCTGCTTCGAAGGTGATGGAGCAGGAATGGCGTGAAAAGGCCAAGAAGGACCTGGAGGAGTGGAATGTGCGTCAGAGTGAGCAGATGGAGAAGAACCGAGTTAACAACAG GATTGCTGACAAAGCATTTTACCAGCAGCCGGACGCCGACGTGATCGGCTACGT GGCCTCGGAGGAAGTCTTCCTGAAGGAGTCCAAGGAAGAAAACCCTGGCACAGAGTGGGAGAAGGTGGCCCAGCTGTGTGACTTCAACCCCAAAAGCAGCAAGCAATGGAAGGACGTGTCGAGGATGCGCTCGGTGCTCATTTCCCTCAAACAGACGCCCCTGTCCCGCTAA